The following proteins are co-located in the Cyanobacteriota bacterium genome:
- a CDS encoding ATP-binding cassette domain-containing protein, with the protein MVNNVSDSVSQVTGLQPKAEIKSLDFYYSSAHILKNINLPVYENQVTALIGPSGCGKTTLLRCLNRMHDLYPGNRYSGEIILQPDGVNILDRKVDPIEVRMRISMVFQRPNPFPKSIYENVAYGLKVQGYSGRSFLDDKVEKALRDAALWDEVKDR; encoded by the coding sequence TGGTAAATAACGTTTCTGATTCGGTCAGTCAAGTTACCGGGCTACAGCCCAAAGCTGAAATTAAGTCACTGGACTTCTACTACAGCTCAGCCCATATTCTGAAGAATATCAATCTGCCGGTCTACGAAAACCAAGTAACGGCACTCATTGGGCCATCAGGCTGTGGTAAAACAACACTGCTGCGCTGCCTCAACCGGATGCATGACCTGTATCCAGGCAACCGTTACAGTGGCGAGATTATATTACAACCCGATGGGGTTAACATCTTAGACCGAAAAGTGGATCCGATCGAAGTACGAATGCGGATTAGTATGGTGTTTCAGCGTCCGAACCCATTTCCTAAATCTATCTATGAAAACGTGGCCTATGGCTTAAAGGTGCAGGGTTACAGTGGACGCAGCTTCCTAGATGACAAAGTGGAAAAAGCCCTACGCGATGCTGCCCTTTGGGATGAAGTCAAAGATCGCC